A genomic segment from Prosthecobacter debontii encodes:
- a CDS encoding tyrosine-type recombinase/integrase: MALTEKEIQAAQPRSKAYKLYDGNGLLLRIKPNGSKIWEFKYRAFKDGKKVEKMLSLGVWGEVSLKEARAKSAEAKKVVAESKDPGALKKQQKILARVNSDNSFEAVARDWHKLNIAKWTPRHAVKLLRRLELHIFPWIGTKPVADITALEVVDLLRRLEKDEKTETTHKLLQDCRAVFQHAFLHQKIQFNPLSDMRGLLKPHLTTNHPTLSANQIPDFLIRLEAVQTTQLNRIAVKLLMHTFVRQGELRKAKWASVDWKQAEWRIPPENMKMKQEHVVPLSTQALGILSDLQKVSGDSLYLFPSQNRQKNPFMSENTINKVIHEMGYKGQLVGHGFRAMASTILNENGFAPDVIERQLAHAPRNKVRAAYNRAQYLEERRKLMQWWSDYLERAWRKGAA, encoded by the coding sequence ATGGCATTAACGGAAAAAGAAATTCAGGCGGCACAGCCGCGAAGCAAAGCCTATAAATTGTACGATGGAAATGGTTTGCTGCTTCGGATAAAGCCGAACGGATCAAAGATTTGGGAATTCAAGTATAGAGCGTTCAAGGATGGCAAGAAAGTTGAGAAGATGCTTTCTCTGGGCGTTTGGGGTGAGGTCAGCCTAAAAGAAGCAAGAGCAAAAAGCGCGGAGGCCAAGAAGGTCGTTGCTGAGAGTAAAGACCCCGGCGCTTTAAAAAAGCAGCAAAAAATTTTAGCCAGAGTCAACTCAGACAACTCCTTCGAAGCGGTCGCCCGTGACTGGCACAAACTCAATATTGCCAAATGGACTCCACGGCATGCCGTGAAGTTGCTGAGAAGGCTAGAACTTCATATCTTCCCATGGATTGGAACCAAGCCAGTAGCAGACATTACCGCTCTTGAAGTTGTCGATCTACTTCGCCGACTGGAGAAGGATGAGAAGACCGAGACTACTCACAAGCTGTTGCAGGATTGCAGAGCAGTTTTCCAACATGCCTTTCTCCATCAGAAGATTCAGTTCAACCCGCTCAGTGATATGCGCGGATTGTTGAAGCCACATTTGACCACAAACCATCCCACATTATCCGCCAATCAAATTCCAGACTTTTTGATCAGATTAGAAGCGGTTCAGACAACTCAACTGAACAGAATTGCGGTCAAGCTCTTGATGCACACGTTTGTTCGGCAGGGGGAGCTGCGCAAAGCAAAGTGGGCTAGCGTGGATTGGAAACAAGCAGAATGGCGTATCCCGCCTGAGAACATGAAAATGAAGCAAGAGCACGTTGTTCCGCTTTCAACTCAGGCGCTTGGAATACTCAGCGATCTGCAAAAGGTTTCAGGTGATAGCCTTTATCTATTCCCGTCACAAAATCGCCAGAAAAATCCTTTCATGAGCGAGAACACAATCAACAAGGTCATTCATGAGATGGGATACAAGGGCCAACTAGTGGGCCATGGCTTTCGGGCGATGGCATCAACGATCCTGAATGAGAATGGCTTCGCTCCTGATGTCATTGAAAGGCAGTTGGCACACGCGCCCCGCAACAAAGTTCGGGCTGCATACAACCGCGCTCAATACCTCGAAGAACGAAGAAAGCTGATGCAATGGTGGAGCGACTACCTAGAGCGGGCCTGGAGAAAGGGCGCGGCCTAG